A single window of Pleomorphomonas sp. T1.2MG-36 DNA harbors:
- a CDS encoding extracellular solute-binding protein has product MSYNCIRTIALTTVFGALSAGVAAAGPVCKSDVRILAQPRDALTMLEEQKADFKSLSGVDFAIDYLNEGDRRAKSQADASTTGRYNVYYVDEANLALFASSGWLVPLLDHYPTDFDFDDFDDGRKTTATYDGKIWFAPIQGGGDIMVYRKDLLEAAGIKPPTTLDELRAAVPKLTDPAKGVYGIALRGKRGSGDNVWRWMPYFKAAGGQWFDNGKPAFNSQAAVDATNIYLDLFKYSSPGTQTGSWDEATGAFLSGQVAIIIESAPLAAMTIDPAKSSVTDKVAFLPPPSPMPGGGFAHGFAIGAKGNPDKEARDCAGLFVAWATSKEVEMKRLEAGDVGEVNRKSIVESALFSEKYGKALPEALAATAPKTAVNFWQNAHWPELGNKWGILLEELITGQRTDVKGALDELDAFAKQFASD; this is encoded by the coding sequence ATGAGCTACAACTGTATCCGGACGATCGCACTGACGACCGTCTTCGGCGCGCTGTCGGCCGGCGTGGCGGCCGCCGGTCCGGTCTGCAAATCCGACGTTCGCATTCTGGCCCAGCCGCGCGACGCGCTGACGATGCTCGAAGAGCAGAAGGCCGACTTCAAGAGCCTGTCCGGCGTCGATTTCGCGATCGACTATCTCAATGAGGGCGACCGCCGCGCCAAGTCGCAAGCCGACGCGTCGACCACCGGCCGCTACAACGTCTACTATGTCGACGAGGCCAATCTGGCGCTGTTCGCCTCGTCGGGCTGGCTCGTTCCGCTACTCGACCACTATCCCACCGATTTCGACTTCGACGACTTCGATGACGGCCGCAAGACCACGGCGACCTATGACGGCAAGATCTGGTTCGCGCCGATCCAGGGCGGCGGCGACATCATGGTCTACCGCAAGGATCTGCTGGAAGCGGCCGGCATCAAGCCGCCGACGACGCTCGACGAACTGCGCGCCGCCGTGCCCAAGCTCACCGACCCGGCCAAGGGCGTCTACGGCATCGCGCTGCGCGGCAAGCGCGGCTCCGGCGACAACGTCTGGCGCTGGATGCCCTATTTCAAGGCCGCAGGCGGCCAGTGGTTCGACAACGGCAAGCCGGCCTTCAACAGCCAGGCCGCCGTCGACGCCACCAACATCTACCTCGACCTGTTCAAGTATTCCTCGCCCGGCACGCAGACCGGCAGCTGGGACGAAGCCACCGGCGCCTTCCTGTCCGGCCAGGTCGCCATCATCATCGAATCGGCGCCGCTCGCGGCGATGACCATCGACCCGGCAAAATCGAGCGTGACCGACAAGGTCGCCTTCCTGCCGCCCCCGTCCCCGATGCCCGGCGGCGGCTTCGCCCATGGCTTCGCCATCGGCGCCAAGGGCAACCCCGACAAGGAAGCGCGGGACTGCGCCGGTCTGTTCGTGGCCTGGGCGACCTCCAAGGAGGTCGAGATGAAGCGCCTCGAAGCCGGCGACGTCGGCGAGGTCAACCGCAAGAGCATCGTCGAAAGCGCGCTGTTCTCCGAGAAATACGGCAAGGCGCTGCCGGAGGCCCTGGCCGCCACCGCCCCCAAGACGGCGGTCAACTTTTGGCAGAACGCGCACTGGCCCGAGCTCGGCAACAAGTGGGGCATCCTGCTCGAGGAGCTGATCACCGGCCAGCGCACCGACGTCAAGGGCGCCCTCGACGAGCTCGACGCGTTCGCCAAGCAGTTCGCCAGCGACTGA
- a CDS encoding carbohydrate ABC transporter permease: MTLSRILAKAVLWLMAALVLFPLLWTVLGAFKQTVDLLTPVPRLFFAPTLDNIVYVLSRPSVLQALINSVVVSCASVVIGLLLGLPAAYAVARYPSRWTDEIQFFVLSLRFLPPVATAIPLMVIWLNLGLYDSRLSLIITYSLMTISITIWLAIPGFQRVPKEIEEAARVDGYGAYAVFFRVALPVASRALIGALAFSFVLIWNEFLIALMLTTSDAKTMPIVASEMSQLGMNVPWGILNAAVILLSLPPVLLLGLLSSFLNALFSKNPNR; encoded by the coding sequence ATGACGCTCTCCCGCATCCTGGCCAAGGCAGTTCTGTGGCTGATGGCCGCGCTCGTGCTCTTCCCGCTCTTGTGGACGGTGCTCGGCGCCTTCAAGCAGACGGTCGATCTGCTCACCCCCGTGCCGCGCCTGTTCTTCGCGCCGACGCTCGACAACATCGTCTACGTCCTGAGCCGTCCGAGCGTCCTGCAAGCGCTGATCAACTCGGTGGTGGTGAGCTGCGCCTCGGTGGTCATCGGTCTGCTGCTCGGTCTGCCGGCGGCCTATGCCGTCGCCCGCTATCCGAGCCGCTGGACCGACGAGATCCAGTTCTTCGTCCTGTCGCTCCGCTTCCTGCCGCCGGTGGCGACCGCCATTCCGCTGATGGTGATCTGGCTCAACCTCGGCCTCTACGACAGCCGGCTGTCGCTGATCATCACCTACTCGCTGATGACGATCTCCATCACCATCTGGCTCGCCATTCCCGGCTTCCAGCGCGTGCCCAAGGAAATCGAGGAAGCGGCACGGGTGGACGGCTACGGCGCCTACGCGGTGTTCTTCCGCGTCGCGCTGCCGGTGGCCTCGCGAGCCCTCATCGGCGCGCTCGCCTTCAGCTTCGTGCTGATCTGGAACGAGTTCCTGATCGCGCTGATGCTGACCACGAGCGACGCCAAGACGATGCCCATCGTCGCCTCGGAGATGTCGCAGCTCGGCATGAACGTGCCCTGGGGCATCCTCAACGCCGCGGTGATCCTGCTGTCGCTGCCGCCGGTCCTGCTTCTGGGCCTTCTGAGCAGCTTCCTGAACGCACTGTTCTCGAAAAACCCAAATCGCTAG
- a CDS encoding D-TA family PLP-dependent enzyme, whose translation METFAASLDTPSVVVDMDLVRANIRRFQAYADANGFKVRPHIKTHKLPLVTDMQLAAGAIGITCQKVSEAEAMVAGSPAVTDVLITYNIVGERKLARLAALARKVRLSVVADSAAVVDGLSAAFADAPPPLRVLVECDTGASRCGVASPEDAAALAMRIAAAPGLAFCGLMTYPPAGGEAAVQAFMTRAKALIEAEGLTVPAISSGGTPTMMHAAEAPVVTEYRPGTYVYNDRSLVARGACGWDDCALTVLATVVSVPTANRAIIDAGSKTLTSDLFGLTGYGHVLGRDDLAIDQLSEEHGRLVSTGPINLAVGDRLRIVPNHACVVTNMVDEVYLVSAGEPTPRAVPVVARGRIW comes from the coding sequence ATGGAAACCTTTGCCGCAAGCCTCGACACGCCGAGCGTCGTGGTCGACATGGATCTCGTCCGCGCCAACATCCGGCGCTTCCAGGCCTATGCCGACGCGAACGGCTTCAAGGTGCGGCCGCACATCAAGACCCACAAGCTGCCGCTCGTCACCGACATGCAGCTCGCGGCCGGCGCCATCGGCATCACCTGCCAGAAGGTATCCGAGGCCGAGGCGATGGTGGCCGGCAGCCCCGCCGTCACCGACGTTCTCATCACCTACAACATCGTCGGCGAGCGGAAACTGGCCCGCCTCGCGGCGCTGGCGCGCAAGGTCCGACTGTCGGTGGTCGCCGACAGCGCGGCGGTGGTGGATGGCCTGTCGGCCGCCTTCGCCGACGCGCCGCCGCCCCTCAGGGTGCTGGTCGAATGCGACACCGGCGCCAGCCGCTGCGGCGTCGCCTCGCCCGAGGACGCGGCGGCGCTGGCGATGCGCATCGCGGCGGCGCCCGGCCTCGCCTTCTGCGGCCTGATGACCTACCCGCCGGCCGGCGGCGAAGCGGCGGTGCAGGCCTTCATGACCCGCGCCAAGGCGCTGATCGAGGCGGAGGGCCTCACCGTGCCGGCGATCAGCTCCGGCGGCACGCCGACCATGATGCACGCCGCCGAGGCGCCCGTCGTCACCGAGTATCGCCCCGGCACCTACGTCTACAACGACCGCTCGCTGGTGGCGCGCGGCGCCTGCGGCTGGGACGACTGCGCCCTCACCGTGCTCGCCACGGTGGTGTCGGTACCCACCGCCAACCGCGCCATCATCGACGCCGGCTCGAAGACGCTCACCTCCGACCTGTTCGGCCTCACCGGCTACGGCCATGTGCTCGGCCGCGACGATCTCGCCATCGACCAGTTGTCGGAGGAACACGGCCGCCTCGTCAGCACCGGCCCGATCAACCTTGCCGTCGGCGACCGGCTGCGCATCGTCCCCAACCACGCCTGCGTGGTGACCAACATGGTCGACGAGGTCTACCTTGTTTCCGCCGGCGAGCCGACGCCCCGCGCCGTGCCGGTCGTCGCGCGCGGCCGGATCTGGTGA
- a CDS encoding carbohydrate ABC transporter permease, whose product MQQRQSLPYVFLVPTMAILVVLAFVPMFYAIGVSLENRTLSSPDSHFVGLTNYLLLFGDSRFVNALWVSVKWELITVSATMIMAIGLGVLMFEAAGPKLRNALSLIFLITVLLPRVCAAFVWKFAFHPLYGIVTYPYRLITGQPLDMLSSPTQALFAVAFVDLWQWGFFFAVIVLKLIEILPQQPLEAARLDYARPWQIHVYITLPMLRVPLISLMFVKMIESLRSFDLIYVMTRGGPGTSTETLDMYAFSQGFIEAGKISYASSMAVIMMVATVVIFTVVWKRLKS is encoded by the coding sequence ATGCAACAAAGGCAGTCGTTGCCCTACGTCTTCCTGGTACCGACGATGGCGATCCTCGTCGTGCTCGCCTTCGTTCCGATGTTCTATGCCATTGGCGTCTCGCTGGAAAACCGGACGCTGAGTTCGCCCGACAGCCACTTCGTCGGTCTGACAAACTACCTGCTGCTGTTTGGCGACTCGCGCTTCGTCAACGCGCTGTGGGTCTCGGTGAAGTGGGAGCTGATCACCGTCAGCGCCACGATGATCATGGCGATCGGCCTCGGCGTCCTGATGTTCGAGGCCGCCGGCCCGAAGCTCAGGAACGCGCTGTCGCTGATCTTCCTGATCACCGTGCTGCTGCCCCGCGTCTGCGCCGCCTTCGTCTGGAAGTTCGCCTTCCATCCGCTCTACGGCATCGTCACCTATCCCTACCGGCTGATCACCGGCCAGCCGCTCGACATGCTGTCGAGCCCGACCCAGGCGCTGTTCGCGGTCGCCTTCGTCGATCTCTGGCAATGGGGCTTCTTCTTCGCCGTCATCGTGCTGAAACTGATCGAGATCCTGCCGCAGCAACCGCTGGAGGCCGCCCGCCTCGATTATGCCAGGCCCTGGCAGATCCACGTCTACATCACGCTGCCGATGCTGCGCGTGCCGCTGATCAGCCTGATGTTCGTCAAGATGATCGAGTCGCTGCGCTCGTTCGACCTCATCTACGTCATGACCCGTGGCGGACCTGGGACCAGCACCGAGACGCTCGACATGTACGCCTTCTCGCAAGGCTTCATCGAGGCCGGCAAGATTTCCTACGCATCGAGCATGGCCGTCATCATGATGGTGGCGACCGTCGTGATCTTCACAGTCGTCTGGAAGAGGCTCAAGTCATGA
- a CDS encoding nucleoside triphosphate hydrolase yields MTSAQSWVADIAARAKALSGERIIIALAGPPGVGKSTMAARLADALDGQGGAAVVPMDGFHFDNEVLAARGLLPRKGAPATFDVGGLINLMERLRSNAEDAVAIPVFDRALELSRASARVISSTTRVLIVEGNYLLLDAPPWSRLRPFFDLTVMLVADRQTLRERLVARWLDHGFLPEDAVAKAEANDLPNADTVLAGSVPADVLISQDG; encoded by the coding sequence ATGACCTCCGCTCAATCATGGGTCGCCGACATCGCGGCCCGTGCCAAGGCGCTTTCAGGCGAGCGCATCATCATCGCCCTCGCCGGTCCTCCCGGCGTGGGCAAGTCGACCATGGCCGCCCGTCTCGCCGATGCCCTCGACGGGCAAGGCGGCGCGGCGGTGGTGCCGATGGACGGCTTTCACTTCGACAACGAGGTGCTGGCGGCCCGCGGCCTGCTGCCGCGCAAGGGCGCGCCGGCCACCTTCGACGTGGGGGGCCTGATCAACCTCATGGAGCGGCTGAGATCGAACGCCGAGGATGCCGTGGCGATCCCGGTGTTCGACCGCGCACTCGAACTCTCCCGCGCCTCGGCGCGGGTGATCTCCTCGACGACGCGGGTGCTGATCGTCGAGGGCAACTACCTCCTGCTCGACGCGCCGCCGTGGTCGCGACTCCGTCCCTTCTTCGACCTGACGGTGATGCTCGTCGCGGACCGGCAAACGCTGCGCGAGCGTCTGGTGGCGCGGTGGCTCGATCACGGCTTCCTGCCGGAAGACGCCGTTGCCAAGGCGGAGGCCAACGACCTGCCCAACGCCGACACGGTTCTGGCCGGCAGCGTT
- a CDS encoding ABC transporter ATP-binding protein gives MAEIVCRGVNKKYGAHEVIPNFDLQVAEHEFIVFLGPSGCGKSTILRMIAGLEAITGGEVSINGKVVNDLEPRDRGIAMVFQNYALYPHMTIYDNIAFGLRRLGIPAAEIDRRVGEVVDMLGLKPVIGNKPSELSGGQQQRVAIARAMIKTPEVFLFDEPLSNLDAKLRAQMRMEIARLHKNLKTTTVYVTHDQMEAMTLADRIVLLNAGRIEQVGTPEEIYARPASLFVAGFIGTPAMNLLPATVGDNGARLDGQGFSLPVAPGRYRLAEGQKVVFGLRPADLGRTADAATAHTLSGTVDMVEFHGDQVLVSFPLGAERISAFLPARHRPNEGDRISFAYEAEAMHIFDAVAGHSLRQAGG, from the coding sequence ATGGCTGAAATCGTCTGCCGTGGTGTCAACAAGAAGTATGGCGCGCACGAAGTCATCCCGAACTTCGACCTTCAGGTCGCCGAACACGAGTTCATCGTCTTCCTCGGCCCGTCGGGCTGCGGCAAGTCGACGATCCTCAGGATGATCGCCGGTCTCGAGGCGATCACCGGCGGGGAGGTGTCGATCAACGGAAAGGTCGTCAACGACCTCGAACCCCGCGATCGCGGCATCGCCATGGTCTTCCAGAACTATGCGCTCTACCCGCACATGACCATCTACGACAACATCGCCTTCGGCCTCAGGCGGCTGGGCATCCCGGCGGCGGAGATCGACCGCCGCGTCGGCGAGGTGGTGGACATGCTCGGCCTGAAGCCGGTGATCGGCAACAAGCCGTCCGAGCTTTCCGGCGGCCAGCAGCAGCGCGTGGCCATCGCCCGGGCGATGATCAAGACGCCGGAGGTCTTCCTGTTCGACGAGCCGCTCTCCAACCTCGACGCCAAGCTCAGGGCGCAGATGCGCATGGAGATCGCGCGGCTGCACAAGAACCTCAAGACCACCACCGTCTACGTGACGCACGACCAGATGGAGGCAATGACGCTGGCCGACCGGATCGTCCTTCTCAACGCCGGACGGATCGAGCAGGTCGGCACGCCGGAGGAGATCTACGCCCGCCCCGCCAGCCTGTTCGTCGCCGGCTTCATCGGCACGCCGGCCATGAACCTCTTGCCCGCCACCGTTGGCGACAACGGCGCCCGGCTCGACGGCCAGGGCTTCAGCCTGCCCGTCGCGCCGGGCCGCTATCGGCTCGCCGAGGGGCAAAAGGTCGTCTTCGGCCTCAGGCCCGCCGACCTCGGCCGGACGGCAGACGCCGCCACGGCGCATACGCTGTCGGGCACGGTCGACATGGTCGAGTTCCATGGCGATCAGGTGCTGGTCAGCTTCCCGCTGGGGGCCGAGCGGATCAGCGCGTTTCTGCCGGCGCGCCACCGCCCCAACGAAGGCGACAGGATCTCGTTCGCCTACGAGGCCGAGGCCATGCACATCTTCGATGCCGTCGCGGGACACAGCCTCCGGCAGGCCGGCGGCTGA
- a CDS encoding AraC family transcriptional regulator codes for MATPQDSAYFEHIQISEEQSFLWRLDDYPWQRCVWNYHPQAEIHLIRYSSGLCFVGDHIGDFNAGQLVLVGGNLPHNWVSPAIGERKLVGRDIVIQFDHARFESAAAVLPELKEVGGLFKRAAYGVEFFGETARRGEALIEGMADLSGVGRLGVFIELLSLMAESTEYRTLATPEFLGLFRPGSIVEIETLEKALAFIHETYLERSSLSDVAALVGMSDSAFSRFFKKHTGNTYSNHVISLRLLMARKLLTETERPVTDICYDTGFSNISNFNRAFLQRIGMTPSRYRRASRSRSLKGHTGETSAGTRLEDYAS; via the coding sequence ATGGCGACGCCGCAAGATAGTGCATACTTCGAGCACATTCAGATCTCGGAGGAACAAAGCTTCCTGTGGCGGCTGGACGACTATCCGTGGCAGCGTTGCGTGTGGAACTATCACCCGCAGGCGGAAATCCACCTGATCCGCTATTCCTCCGGCCTGTGCTTCGTCGGCGACCACATTGGCGACTTCAATGCCGGACAACTGGTGCTGGTCGGCGGCAACCTGCCGCACAACTGGGTGTCGCCGGCCATTGGCGAGCGAAAGCTGGTCGGCCGCGACATCGTCATCCAGTTCGATCACGCGCGGTTCGAAAGCGCGGCGGCGGTGCTGCCGGAGCTGAAGGAGGTAGGCGGGCTGTTCAAGCGCGCCGCCTATGGCGTGGAGTTCTTCGGCGAGACCGCCAGGCGCGGCGAGGCATTGATCGAGGGCATGGCGGATCTGTCGGGCGTCGGGCGGCTCGGCGTCTTCATCGAGCTGCTGTCGCTGATGGCCGAGTCGACCGAGTATCGCACCCTGGCGACGCCGGAGTTTCTCGGCCTGTTCCGTCCGGGCTCGATCGTCGAGATCGAGACGCTGGAAAAGGCGCTCGCCTTCATTCACGAAACCTATCTCGAACGGTCGTCATTGTCGGACGTCGCCGCGCTGGTCGGCATGTCCGACAGCGCCTTTTCCCGCTTCTTCAAGAAGCACACCGGCAACACCTACTCCAACCACGTCATCTCGCTGCGCCTTTTGATGGCGCGCAAGCTTCTGACGGAGACGGAACGACCGGTCACCGACATCTGCTACGACACGGGGTTCAGCAACATATCCAACTTCAACCGGGCGTTTCTCCAGAGGATCGGCATGACGCCGTCGCGCTACCGCCGGGCGTCCCGGTCGCGAAGCCTCAAGGGGCACACGGGCGAGACGTCGGCCGGCACCCGCCTGGAAGACTACGCGTCGTAG
- a CDS encoding NAD(P)-dependent alcohol dehydrogenase gives MQALVLEHTKELALRDIDLPLSVGPDDVKIAVHTVGVCGSDVHYYVHGGIGDYIVREPMVLGHEGSGTVVEVGSAVTNLKVGDRVCMEPGVPDLTSRASKLGIYNVDPAVVFWATPPVHGILTPFIVHPAAFTYRMPDNVSFAEGALVEPFAIGMQAAKRAGIVPGDVAVVTGCGTIGIMIALAALAGGCSKVVVSDISSEKLKIAAQYPGIVPVDVSKTTLADAVNEATGNWGADVVFEASGNARVYDDILRVVRPGGAIVLVGLPADVVPFNVNNAIAREVRIETVFRYANVYDRALAQIASGKVDLKPLISATFPFSEGVAAFERAAKALPADIKLQIVVAQGDSNG, from the coding sequence ATGCAGGCTCTCGTTCTGGAGCACACGAAGGAACTGGCCCTTCGCGACATCGACCTGCCGCTTTCGGTCGGCCCCGACGACGTCAAGATCGCCGTCCACACCGTCGGCGTCTGCGGCAGCGACGTTCACTACTACGTCCACGGCGGCATCGGCGACTACATCGTCCGCGAGCCGATGGTGCTCGGCCACGAGGGATCGGGCACCGTCGTCGAGGTCGGCAGCGCGGTGACCAACCTCAAGGTCGGCGACCGCGTCTGCATGGAGCCCGGTGTGCCCGACCTCACCTCGCGCGCCTCCAAGCTCGGCATCTACAACGTCGACCCCGCCGTGGTGTTCTGGGCGACGCCGCCGGTGCACGGCATCCTGACGCCGTTCATCGTCCACCCCGCCGCCTTCACCTACCGCATGCCGGACAACGTCAGCTTCGCCGAAGGGGCGCTGGTGGAACCCTTCGCCATCGGCATGCAGGCGGCCAAGCGCGCCGGCATCGTGCCGGGCGACGTCGCCGTCGTCACCGGCTGCGGCACCATCGGCATCATGATCGCGCTTGCCGCCCTTGCCGGCGGCTGCAGCAAGGTCGTGGTGTCCGACATCAGCAGCGAGAAGCTGAAGATCGCCGCGCAATACCCCGGCATCGTCCCGGTGGACGTCAGCAAGACGACGCTCGCCGACGCCGTCAACGAGGCGACCGGCAACTGGGGCGCCGACGTCGTCTTCGAGGCGAGCGGCAACGCCCGCGTCTACGACGACATCCTGCGCGTCGTCCGCCCCGGCGGCGCCATCGTTCTGGTCGGCCTGCCGGCCGACGTCGTGCCCTTCAACGTCAACAACGCCATCGCCCGCGAGGTCCGGATCGAAACGGTGTTCCGCTATGCCAACGTCTACGATCGCGCCCTGGCGCAGATCGCGTCCGGCAAGGTCGACCTCAAGCCGCTCATCTCCGCCACCTTCCCCTTCAGCGAAGGCGTCGCCGCCTTCGAGCGGGCCGCCAAGGCGCTGCCAGCCGACATCAAGCTGCAGATCGTCGTCGCCCAGGGAGACAGCAATGGCTGA